A genomic region of Bactrocera dorsalis isolate Fly_Bdor chromosome 3, ASM2337382v1, whole genome shotgun sequence contains the following coding sequences:
- the LOC105230646 gene encoding uncharacterized protein LOC105230646 isoform X1, translated as MAASTSDNYKVPSTSKISVDKLLRVGYYELEKTIGKGNFAVVKLASNIVTKSKVAIKIIDKTCLNREYLTKTFREISILKSLRHPHITRLYEVMQSETMIYLVTEYASNGEIFDHLAENGPMKELEAARVFTQLVSAVQYCHSMGVVHRDLKAENVLLDKDMNIKLADFGFSNRYEEGSPLTTWCGSPPYAAPEVFQGLEYDGPKADIWSLGVVLYALVCGALPFNGDTLLELKGRVVTGKFRIPYFMSRDCEHLLRNMLVVEPDRRYTLKQIIKHRWLSDWAAELNDISDSIGGCSSGANAATYTQQTESNSLVQSDTNISVHPHGPVAVANLDTEIMRNMLQLPGLTADMIAESVHNQRFDNIYAIYNLLADKLQQKRREHHRMQHQAAYSRLRKTSITTGVVDRSEPIKQESIDRLSPLTNTNGLQGGLGFQWTDVAVDLEKFGDFELECLARPNEPQNQNHLCANASGNGGNTRRHTVGPGDVAHEQALANPNVPPINFKCSPENKDETGPYLPMNLPMLQNQPLHNLTIKDQHLLKPPMVMGASSFGRRASDGGANLHIYYPSTGSNTHQVTGQTQQMEGNAYYITPTVANTSGLSGASTDRHTVHGMREQTHLSQLGVGDTVSEENSEEIQKYIQIRGKRHTVSCTEDLSIQHYPGETCPVCGVYEPPQVPQIPTIMSPQSGTGGTSSGGGMRTRRTGLLTVTERPPVISPELIREVESRMNRNYLPPALKMQQHQSHTHSHGAPNPTLSQSPPTTSLMTYHTSSSSNILPAQALSNAALAGQQGPPSATGNNRRVHFKSTNKLPTVQEVGRYSPVRRASEGSKTQFQGPLQECQYLQKVSAQRNFLIAPTPPLSENSISLPGSPIHGKPAPHMVFRRGQDLEVPPEAVRALMPHLDRLVKEHRLSTEVANQIVSTGIVPLDLACHLGLTAHSGNVAVSGGHLDMTSPGMQHQAAMYSLSVSPLSLPNSANTSVIGAVSGPLTTQQPSCSHNMGTYSKQMLGKGPYQQQHHFGLVHPQMHHPSNGIVGQFSHITLSQSVVASPSGGHFSGSNSSSGCQSPIYSSFSGSSSPNPYIPGTGPFNSNSISGNGGGGSSPLHQITKGISVLSTGGGGSITRGTSAASEIASSATSIGSAATAVNQPLDLSMDVCTSDHNTEIPINTFAQQHVNWMIPQLSTFDLKPLNLSPAQPVRVVPTPPASPNLCIIQEENANGQMYHTISTGTPHVGCTGGLINEDISSFQPSHPQICLTDVQGSEITLVALSSENSRDSDCDSLEPPAPLMSLQGLIITESSSDMPSITRGTARKTSLECAGDSPSIRLESDASATNNVSESNRRGSDKSLGFSDDSLSNDSNNLSPCQEPSASSGFKSESHSEIGDHTEGHLSPDSICDSRRMSEEMCYEVPLPHECSNLDPTRILELVKQTIDQTMPPKGAVLHKGLSEEYSDAAGASSANTEARISNASNTTSESSATSMDTNRSISGCYGSFVGIGSSTSTNLSLEYSGGLQIELQVCEGRSRDNQIAGKGIKLRRISGDQFEYGKLCQQLINKLTMQQVAG; from the exons GTGGCGATTAAAATCATTGATAAGACTTGCCTTAATCGGGAGTACCTAACCAAAACATTCCgcgaaatttccattttaaaatcATTACGTCATCCACATATTACCCGCCTCTATGAGGTGATGCAGTCAGAAACGATGATCTATCTTGTCACCGAATATGCTTCAAATGGTGAGATATTCGATCATTTAGCAGAGAATGGACCCATGAAGGAGCTCGAAGCAGCGCGTGTATTCACACAATTGGTCTCTGCTGTGCAATATTGTCATTCTATGGGTGTTGTGCATCGAGATCTCAAGGCGGAGAATGTGCTACTCGATAAGGATATGAACATAAAG CTTGCCGATTTTGGCTTCAGTAATCGGTACGAAGAGGGCAGTCCATTAACTACATGGTGCGGTTCACCACCATATGCCGCACCTGAAGTTTTTCAAGGTCTGGAATACGATGGACCTAAAGCGGATATCTGGAGCCTGGGTGTCGTGCTATATGCTTTAGTATGTGGTGCATTACCTTTCAATGGTGACACGCTGCTAGAATTAAAAGGACGGGTAGTTACTGGAAAATTTCGCATTCCCTACTTCATGTCACGAG ATTGCGAGCACCTATTACGTAATATGTTGGTAGTTGAGCCGGATCGCCGATATACattgaaacaaattattaaacatCGTTGGCTTAGCGATTGGGCAGCGGAACTGAACGACATCAGTGACAGCATTGGGGGATGTAGCAGTGGCGCCAACGCCGCAACATATACCCAACAGACGGAGAGTAATTCACTTGTTCAAAGCGACACCAACATTAGTGTTCATCCGCATGGACCCGTGGCTGTTGCCAATCTGGATACAGAGATAATGAGAAATATGCTGCAGTTGCCCGGACTGACTGCCGATATGATTGCTGAATCGGTGCATAACCAACGATTCGATAATATCTATGCCATCTACAATTTGCTTGCCGACAAACTGCAACAAAAGCGGCGTGAGCATCATAGGATGCAACATCAAGCCGCTTATTCAAG ATTACGCAAAACCAGCATTACTACGGGTGTTGTCGACCGTTCTGAACCGATTAAGCAGGAATCGATTGATCGCTTGAGTCCGCTGACCAACACAAATGGGCTGCAAGGCGGCTTAGGCTTCCAATGGACTGACGTTGCGGTGGACTTGGAGAAATTTGGCGACTTTGAATTGGAATGTCTGGCGCGACCAAATGAG cCACAGAATCAAAATCATTTGTGTGCCAATGCTAGTGGAAACGGTGGTAATACACGGCGACACACTGTAGGACCTGGTGATGTGGCACACGAGCAAGCACTTGCCAATCCAAATGTGCCGCCAATCAATTTCAAATGTTCTCCTGAAAATAAGGATGAGACTGGCCCATACTTGCCAATGAACCTGCCAATGTTACAGAATCAACCTTTGCACAATTTAACTATTAAGGATCAGCATCTTTTGAAACCTCCAATGGTGATGGGCGCAA GTTCATTTGGACGTCGTGCATCAGATGGTGGTGCAAATCTGCATATTTATTATCCCTCGACGGGGAGTAATACGCACCAAGTAACTGGGCAAACGCAACAGATGGAAGGAAACGCATACTATATTACCCCGACCGTAGCTAATACGAGCGGATTGAGTGGGGCCTCCACCGATAGACATACGGTACACGGTATGCGTGAACAAACCCATTTATCTCAATTGGGGGTGGGAGATACTGTTAGCGAGGAGAACAGCGAGGAGATACAAAA ATATATTCAAATTCGTGGAAAACGACACACAGTCAGTTGCACCGAAGACCTATCAATACAGCACTATCCGGGCGAAACTTGCCCAGTTTGTGGTGTATATGAACCGCCTCAAGTGCCACAAATTCCGACAATCATGTCACCACAGTCGGGAACTGGCGGAACAAGTAGTGGTGGTGGAATGCGCACGCGACGTACCGGTCTACTCACAGTTACGGAACGTCCGCCAG TTATTAGTCCCGAACTCATACGTGAAGTGGAATCGCGTATGAATCGAAATTACCTGCCACCTGCTTTGAAAATGCAGCAACATCAATCGCATACACATTCTCATGGCGCACCGAATCCCACACTCAGTCAATCCCCTCCCACAACCAGCCTAATGACTTACCATACGTCGTCAAGTTCCAATATTTTGCCAGCACAGGCATTGAGTAATGCAGCGTTGGCGGGGCAACAAGGTCCTCCAAGCGCCACTGGAAATAATAGACGAGTTCATTTCAAGTCCACAAATAAACTTCCAACAGTCCAAGAAGTTg gACGATATAGCCCAGTACGACGTGCTTCAGAAGGCTCTAAAACGCAATTCCAAGGACCACTGCAAGAATGTCAGTATCTACAAAAAGTATCGGCACAACGTAACTTTCTAATCGCTCCAACACCCCCACTTTCTGAGAACTCGATTAGTTTGCCTG GTTCTCCTATACACGGTAAACCTGCTCCACATATGGTGTTTCGACGTGGTCAGGATCTGGAAGTACCACCAGAAGCAGTGCGTGCTCTGATGCCACATCTGGATCGCCTCGTCAAGGAGCACCGTCTCAGTACAGAAGTGGCAAACCAAATTGTTTCTACTGGAATTGTGCCTTTGGACTTGGCCTGTCATTTGGGATTGACGGCACATTCGGGAAATGTCGCAGTGAGTGGTGGCCACCTCGATATGACGTCACCTGGCATGCAGCATCAGGCTGCAATGTATAGTTTAAGTGTTTCGCCACTATCTTTGCCAAATAGCGCCAATACAAGTGTTATCGGCGCCGTGAGTGGACCGCTAACTACTCAACAACCATCTTGCAGCCACAATATGGGCACATACTCGAAACAAATGTTAGGAAAAGGTCCGTATCAACAGCAGCATCATTTTGGACTAGTGCATCCACAAATGCATCATCCTAGTAATGGTATTGTGGGACAATTCAGTCACATAACCCTTAGTCAGAGTGTGGTTGCATCTCCGAGTGGGGGACACTTCAGTGGTTCAAATAGCAGTAGTGGTTGTCAGTCACCAATCTATAGTAGCTTTAGTGGCTCTTCTTCGCCAAATCCTTATATTCCAGGCACTGGACCATTTAATTCTAACTCCATTAGTGGCAATGGTGGTGGCGGATCTTCGCCACTTCATCAAATAACCAAAGGTATTTCTGTGTTATCTACGGGTGGAGGCGGTTCCATCACCCGTGGCACATCAGCTGCTAGTGAAATTGCATCATCCGCTACGTCCATAGGTTCAGCTGCTACTGCTGTCAACCAGCCCTTAGATCTTTCCATGGATGTGTGCACATCTGACCACAATACTGAGATACCAATCAATACGTTTGCTCAACAACATGTGAATTGGATGATACCACAGTTATCTACCTTTGATCTCAAACCTCTAAATTTGTCCCCAGCGCAACCTGTACGAGTGGTACCTACGCCTCCCGCCTCTCCTaatctctgtataatacaagaAGAGAATGCAAATGGACAGATGTATCATACAATTTCAACTGGGACACCGCATGTCGGTTGCACCGGTGGCCTTATCAATGAAGACATATCATCTTTTCAACCTTCTCATCCACAAATATGTCTTACGGACGTGCAAGGTAGCGAAATCACACTAGTAGCATTGAGTTCGGAAAATAGTCGAGATAGTGATTGCGATTCACTGGAACCACCCGCACCGCTGATGTCTTTGCAA GGCCTCATAATAACAGAATCCTCCAGTGATATGCCTTCGATCACACGCGGTACCGCACGTAAAACTAGTTTGGAGTGTGCAGGTGATAGCCCGTCAATCCGTTTGGAAAGCGATGCTAGTGCAACGAACAATGTCAGCGAGTCGAATCGCCGCGGAAGTGATAAGTCCCTTGGCTTCTCCGACGATTCATTAAGTAATGATTCCAACAATCTCTCACCATGTCAAGAACCATCTGCCAGTTCAGGCTTTAAATCGGAATCGCATTCTGAAATTGGCGATCATACGGAGGGACATTTGTCTCCCGATTCCATTTGTGACTCTCGTCGTATGTCCGAGGAAATGTGTTACGAAGTTCCGTTACCACATGAATGCTCTAACCTCGATCCGACACGCATACTGGAATTAGTCAAACAAACCATCGACCAAACAATGCCACCGAAAGGAGCAGTCCTTCACAAAGGGCTGTCTGAAGAGTATAGTGATGCAGCTGGTGCATCGAGTGCGAATACTGAGGCACGTATAAGCAATGCTTCGAATACTACCAGTGAATCGTCGGCAACCTCAATGGACACTAACAGAAGCATCTCCGGCTGCTATGGGAGCTTTGTCGGCATCGGCAGCAGCACAAGTACAAATCTCAGCTTAGAATACTCGGGCGGTTTGCAAATAGAGTTACAAGTGTGCGAAGGTCGTAGCCGTGACAACCAAATAGCTGGCAAAGGTATCAAACTACGACGTATCTCGGGGGACCAATTCGAATATGGAAAATTATGTCAGCAACTGATCAATAAGCTGACCATGCAACAGGTCGCTGGTTAA
- the LOC105230646 gene encoding uncharacterized protein LOC105230646 isoform X6 has translation MAASTSDNYKVPSTSKISVDKLLRVGYYELEKTIGKGNFAVVKLASNIVTKSKVAIKIIDKTCLNREYLTKTFREISILKSLRHPHITRLYEVMQSETMIYLVTEYASNGEIFDHLAENGPMKELEAARVFTQLVSAVQYCHSMGVVHRDLKAENVLLDKDMNIKLADFGFSNRYEEGSPLTTWCGSPPYAAPEVFQGLEYDGPKADIWSLGVVLYALVCGALPFNGDTLLELKGRVVTGKFRIPYFMSRDCEHLLRNMLVVEPDRRYTLKQIIKHRWLSDWAAELNDISDSIGGCSSGANAATYTQQTESNSLVQSDTNISVHPHGPVAVANLDTEIMRNMLQLPGLTADMIAESVHNQRFDNIYAIYNLLADKLQQKRREHHRMQHQAAYSRLRKTSITTGVVDRSEPIKQESIDRLSPLTNTNGLQGGLGFQWTDVAVDLEKFGDFELECLARPNENQNHLCANASGNGGNTRRHTVGPGDVAHEQALANPNVPPINFKCSPENKDETGPYLPMNLPMLQNQPLHNLTIKDQHLLKPPMVMGASSFGRRASDGGANLHIYYPSTGSNTHQVTGQTQQMEGNAYYITPTVANTSGLSGASTDRHTVHGMREQTHLSQLGVGDTVSEENSEEIQKYIQIRGKRHTVSCTEDLSIQHYPGETCPVCGVYEPPQVPQIPTIMSPQSGTGGTSSGGGMRTRRTGLLTVTERPPVISPELIREVESRMNRNYLPPALKMQQHQSHTHSHGAPNPTLSQSPPTTSLMTYHTSSSSNILPAQALSNAALAGQQGPPSATGNNRRVHFKSTNKLPTVQEVGRYSPVRRASEGSKTQFQGPLQECQYLQKVSAQRNFLIAPTPPLSENSISLPGSPIHGKPAPHMVFRRGQDLEVPPEAVRALMPHLDRLVKEHRLSTEVANQIVSTGIVPLDLACHLGLTAHSGNVAVSGGHLDMTSPGMQHQAAMYSLSVSPLSLPNSANTSVIGAVSGPLTTQQPSCSHNMGTYSKQMLGKGPYQQQHHFGLVHPQMHHPSNGIVGQFSHITLSQSVVASPSGGHFSGSNSSSGCQSPIYSSFSGSSSPNPYIPGTGPFNSNSISGNGGGGSSPLHQITKGISVLSTGGGGSITRGTSAASEIASSATSIGSAATAVNQPLDLSMDVCTSDHNTEIPINTFAQQHVNWMIPQLSTFDLKPLNLSPAQPVRVVPTPPASPNLCIIQEENANGQMYHTISTGTPHVGCTGGLINEDISSFQPSHPQICLTDVQGSEITLVALSSENSRDSDCDSLEPPAPLMSLQGLIITESSSDMPSITRGTARKTSLECAGDSPSIRLESDASATNNVSESNRRGSDKSLGFSDDSLSNDSNNLSPCQEPSASSGFKSESHSEIGDHTEGHLSPDSICDSRRMSEEMCYEVPLPHECSNLDPTRILELVKQTIDQTMPPKGAVLHKGLSEEYSDAAGASSANTEARISNASNTTSESSATSMDTNRSISGCYGSFVGIGSSTSTNLSLEYSGGLQIELQVCEGRSRDNQIAGKGIKLRRISGDQFEYGKLCQQLINKLTMQQVAG, from the exons GTGGCGATTAAAATCATTGATAAGACTTGCCTTAATCGGGAGTACCTAACCAAAACATTCCgcgaaatttccattttaaaatcATTACGTCATCCACATATTACCCGCCTCTATGAGGTGATGCAGTCAGAAACGATGATCTATCTTGTCACCGAATATGCTTCAAATGGTGAGATATTCGATCATTTAGCAGAGAATGGACCCATGAAGGAGCTCGAAGCAGCGCGTGTATTCACACAATTGGTCTCTGCTGTGCAATATTGTCATTCTATGGGTGTTGTGCATCGAGATCTCAAGGCGGAGAATGTGCTACTCGATAAGGATATGAACATAAAG CTTGCCGATTTTGGCTTCAGTAATCGGTACGAAGAGGGCAGTCCATTAACTACATGGTGCGGTTCACCACCATATGCCGCACCTGAAGTTTTTCAAGGTCTGGAATACGATGGACCTAAAGCGGATATCTGGAGCCTGGGTGTCGTGCTATATGCTTTAGTATGTGGTGCATTACCTTTCAATGGTGACACGCTGCTAGAATTAAAAGGACGGGTAGTTACTGGAAAATTTCGCATTCCCTACTTCATGTCACGAG ATTGCGAGCACCTATTACGTAATATGTTGGTAGTTGAGCCGGATCGCCGATATACattgaaacaaattattaaacatCGTTGGCTTAGCGATTGGGCAGCGGAACTGAACGACATCAGTGACAGCATTGGGGGATGTAGCAGTGGCGCCAACGCCGCAACATATACCCAACAGACGGAGAGTAATTCACTTGTTCAAAGCGACACCAACATTAGTGTTCATCCGCATGGACCCGTGGCTGTTGCCAATCTGGATACAGAGATAATGAGAAATATGCTGCAGTTGCCCGGACTGACTGCCGATATGATTGCTGAATCGGTGCATAACCAACGATTCGATAATATCTATGCCATCTACAATTTGCTTGCCGACAAACTGCAACAAAAGCGGCGTGAGCATCATAGGATGCAACATCAAGCCGCTTATTCAAG ATTACGCAAAACCAGCATTACTACGGGTGTTGTCGACCGTTCTGAACCGATTAAGCAGGAATCGATTGATCGCTTGAGTCCGCTGACCAACACAAATGGGCTGCAAGGCGGCTTAGGCTTCCAATGGACTGACGTTGCGGTGGACTTGGAGAAATTTGGCGACTTTGAATTGGAATGTCTGGCGCGACCAAATGAG AATCAAAATCATTTGTGTGCCAATGCTAGTGGAAACGGTGGTAATACACGGCGACACACTGTAGGACCTGGTGATGTGGCACACGAGCAAGCACTTGCCAATCCAAATGTGCCGCCAATCAATTTCAAATGTTCTCCTGAAAATAAGGATGAGACTGGCCCATACTTGCCAATGAACCTGCCAATGTTACAGAATCAACCTTTGCACAATTTAACTATTAAGGATCAGCATCTTTTGAAACCTCCAATGGTGATGGGCGCAA GTTCATTTGGACGTCGTGCATCAGATGGTGGTGCAAATCTGCATATTTATTATCCCTCGACGGGGAGTAATACGCACCAAGTAACTGGGCAAACGCAACAGATGGAAGGAAACGCATACTATATTACCCCGACCGTAGCTAATACGAGCGGATTGAGTGGGGCCTCCACCGATAGACATACGGTACACGGTATGCGTGAACAAACCCATTTATCTCAATTGGGGGTGGGAGATACTGTTAGCGAGGAGAACAGCGAGGAGATACAAAA ATATATTCAAATTCGTGGAAAACGACACACAGTCAGTTGCACCGAAGACCTATCAATACAGCACTATCCGGGCGAAACTTGCCCAGTTTGTGGTGTATATGAACCGCCTCAAGTGCCACAAATTCCGACAATCATGTCACCACAGTCGGGAACTGGCGGAACAAGTAGTGGTGGTGGAATGCGCACGCGACGTACCGGTCTACTCACAGTTACGGAACGTCCGCCAG TTATTAGTCCCGAACTCATACGTGAAGTGGAATCGCGTATGAATCGAAATTACCTGCCACCTGCTTTGAAAATGCAGCAACATCAATCGCATACACATTCTCATGGCGCACCGAATCCCACACTCAGTCAATCCCCTCCCACAACCAGCCTAATGACTTACCATACGTCGTCAAGTTCCAATATTTTGCCAGCACAGGCATTGAGTAATGCAGCGTTGGCGGGGCAACAAGGTCCTCCAAGCGCCACTGGAAATAATAGACGAGTTCATTTCAAGTCCACAAATAAACTTCCAACAGTCCAAGAAGTTg gACGATATAGCCCAGTACGACGTGCTTCAGAAGGCTCTAAAACGCAATTCCAAGGACCACTGCAAGAATGTCAGTATCTACAAAAAGTATCGGCACAACGTAACTTTCTAATCGCTCCAACACCCCCACTTTCTGAGAACTCGATTAGTTTGCCTG GTTCTCCTATACACGGTAAACCTGCTCCACATATGGTGTTTCGACGTGGTCAGGATCTGGAAGTACCACCAGAAGCAGTGCGTGCTCTGATGCCACATCTGGATCGCCTCGTCAAGGAGCACCGTCTCAGTACAGAAGTGGCAAACCAAATTGTTTCTACTGGAATTGTGCCTTTGGACTTGGCCTGTCATTTGGGATTGACGGCACATTCGGGAAATGTCGCAGTGAGTGGTGGCCACCTCGATATGACGTCACCTGGCATGCAGCATCAGGCTGCAATGTATAGTTTAAGTGTTTCGCCACTATCTTTGCCAAATAGCGCCAATACAAGTGTTATCGGCGCCGTGAGTGGACCGCTAACTACTCAACAACCATCTTGCAGCCACAATATGGGCACATACTCGAAACAAATGTTAGGAAAAGGTCCGTATCAACAGCAGCATCATTTTGGACTAGTGCATCCACAAATGCATCATCCTAGTAATGGTATTGTGGGACAATTCAGTCACATAACCCTTAGTCAGAGTGTGGTTGCATCTCCGAGTGGGGGACACTTCAGTGGTTCAAATAGCAGTAGTGGTTGTCAGTCACCAATCTATAGTAGCTTTAGTGGCTCTTCTTCGCCAAATCCTTATATTCCAGGCACTGGACCATTTAATTCTAACTCCATTAGTGGCAATGGTGGTGGCGGATCTTCGCCACTTCATCAAATAACCAAAGGTATTTCTGTGTTATCTACGGGTGGAGGCGGTTCCATCACCCGTGGCACATCAGCTGCTAGTGAAATTGCATCATCCGCTACGTCCATAGGTTCAGCTGCTACTGCTGTCAACCAGCCCTTAGATCTTTCCATGGATGTGTGCACATCTGACCACAATACTGAGATACCAATCAATACGTTTGCTCAACAACATGTGAATTGGATGATACCACAGTTATCTACCTTTGATCTCAAACCTCTAAATTTGTCCCCAGCGCAACCTGTACGAGTGGTACCTACGCCTCCCGCCTCTCCTaatctctgtataatacaagaAGAGAATGCAAATGGACAGATGTATCATACAATTTCAACTGGGACACCGCATGTCGGTTGCACCGGTGGCCTTATCAATGAAGACATATCATCTTTTCAACCTTCTCATCCACAAATATGTCTTACGGACGTGCAAGGTAGCGAAATCACACTAGTAGCATTGAGTTCGGAAAATAGTCGAGATAGTGATTGCGATTCACTGGAACCACCCGCACCGCTGATGTCTTTGCAA GGCCTCATAATAACAGAATCCTCCAGTGATATGCCTTCGATCACACGCGGTACCGCACGTAAAACTAGTTTGGAGTGTGCAGGTGATAGCCCGTCAATCCGTTTGGAAAGCGATGCTAGTGCAACGAACAATGTCAGCGAGTCGAATCGCCGCGGAAGTGATAAGTCCCTTGGCTTCTCCGACGATTCATTAAGTAATGATTCCAACAATCTCTCACCATGTCAAGAACCATCTGCCAGTTCAGGCTTTAAATCGGAATCGCATTCTGAAATTGGCGATCATACGGAGGGACATTTGTCTCCCGATTCCATTTGTGACTCTCGTCGTATGTCCGAGGAAATGTGTTACGAAGTTCCGTTACCACATGAATGCTCTAACCTCGATCCGACACGCATACTGGAATTAGTCAAACAAACCATCGACCAAACAATGCCACCGAAAGGAGCAGTCCTTCACAAAGGGCTGTCTGAAGAGTATAGTGATGCAGCTGGTGCATCGAGTGCGAATACTGAGGCACGTATAAGCAATGCTTCGAATACTACCAGTGAATCGTCGGCAACCTCAATGGACACTAACAGAAGCATCTCCGGCTGCTATGGGAGCTTTGTCGGCATCGGCAGCAGCACAAGTACAAATCTCAGCTTAGAATACTCGGGCGGTTTGCAAATAGAGTTACAAGTGTGCGAAGGTCGTAGCCGTGACAACCAAATAGCTGGCAAAGGTATCAAACTACGACGTATCTCGGGGGACCAATTCGAATATGGAAAATTATGTCAGCAACTGATCAATAAGCTGACCATGCAACAGGTCGCTGGTTAA